The proteins below are encoded in one region of Ferruginibacter lapsinanis:
- a CDS encoding beta strand repeat-containing protein produces MKKFALIEIASTCLTNCYQEIFLHKFYKVAFKLLFLICATATLHGQTIKTRVTGAANWNTAATWVKALTGTVTAATNSKNITGSGTSFTTQVTIGDVLALDAGGLLGTVATITDNTHLILVANSITAATTLAYGVETVPTASDDVQIGNAALAAVTVTLNVSSATVNSVMWVRDNTANTLTLSGTNALNVTNDVTLTAPSAGATIVWNINGGTATIGGNVLLASSSTGNQSNRVAKIVITTGLLDITGDLRYSLSVAGTTAASAIVDMSGGAGTMKIGGNITFPSLSIGTLTPGTTSIVNFDGSSAITIPIGVSSVIYNDLKINNTNATTGVTLGAAVSATNVTRDIYVGDENSGSLLTTNNLAIARGASDAITVSVGSTMNAGTTSIVWGGASGAITINGIFKTANTAGFSGAAGTAISSTNSPGITLGTNSTVEYTSASPQAITARTDYAFLTTSGAGTKTLGNITTVNKDLTTSGGGLADGGFTLTVKGAISNNVAHTGSGKMYLNGGSASHTLSGAGSFTNLELNDVNGATLTSSLTVNGILTIRAGSTLALASFNLGSPTSLVMESGAISGASITGSGTLTLGGNVTINDIATGTTGASIASFLALGGSDRTFTIADNAGTTNDLIISGPISGLGGIIKSGSGSSMMFSASNNNYTGTTTINAGEIRLNPSANATFASQIILNGGKLSTVNITSGRTFTSSSTLKLDASSTIDLGNNVHSVTFSNSSAVTWAGTTLAITGWIGTGGSSGTGGRVFVGSGGLLSTQLNKVNFSGYAPGAVIVSGEVVPTPPPVINSTLIAGNTYGTASSYQITATNIPTGYNATSLPTGMSVNISSGLITVNATTGAGVYNITISATNASGTGNAILVYTVSKATVIVTADDKSKTYGAANPTFTASYNNFVNGENLGTSGITGAPQLTTTATTFSPLGTYPITASLGTLSASNYQFSFADGTLTITCSGGYVWTGAANDNNFNNVVNWNCGIVPSNGADISINSGKTLTLSNDVSLNNIGFGTGSIINLNNTELTITGNVSGTTPTFIGSSASDIVIASGTPFTLNFTGAGGHVLHDLVINRNISLGNVLAITAGADPGSITVGSGATFTTNDFLTLKSDTNGTARVGISPGIIDGKVEVERYIPQNSNRGWRMLAIPTQGAQSIHASWQENAATYEADPAPGYGTRITANTTTAVADGYDAQTYGNSLLRYNPGGSPTWPGVTNNTTTTPVATTSGWMLYIRGDRTVDTAAFITGSKATTLRTKGPLYQGTQTAINLAAGASALVGNIYASEIDFTGIIKNGGIDNTYYVWDPLIYGSYGLGAFVTFSAPDWLPNPSGGSYTNAPNTKIKSGMAFIVHATGSGSLQLTEACKSDSVGNSISLGFRPQSTTAYFKTNLYAINGTMANLADGNTVAYNNIYSNGVDGNDAIKVTNFGEGIGLVRENKILAIERRKEITDKDSIFFRLTGLKTMNYKLEFTPITMNSNGMLAFLEDNYLSTTKPIDLNTTSSIVFSVNAANKATFTDRFRVVFKAANTVPVSFIKLEVSQQSRGMNIAWAVTAENGISSYNIERSSDGINFRSVGNVTAKGISNETINYTWLDASSSPGVNYYRIKSLNISGESIYTSIVKVINGKDVPSITIACNLVQNGRYDLQFNDKDRGTYLIKLINANGQLIQKKQIVYNGGNSTEVIALPATLVNGLYHLEVRSPNGTKEVIKLLVE; encoded by the coding sequence ATGAAGAAGTTTGCCTTAATTGAAATAGCTAGTACTTGCCTAACGAACTGCTATCAAGAAATTTTTTTACATAAATTTTATAAAGTCGCCTTCAAATTATTATTTCTGATTTGTGCAACTGCAACTCTTCATGGGCAAACAATAAAAACACGAGTTACGGGGGCAGCTAACTGGAATACGGCAGCTACATGGGTTAAAGCTCTCACAGGAACTGTTACTGCTGCAACTAATAGTAAGAACATAACGGGATCCGGTACATCATTTACAACACAAGTTACAATTGGCGATGTTTTAGCGCTTGATGCCGGGGGTTTGTTAGGAACAGTTGCTACGATAACAGATAATACACATTTAATTTTAGTCGCTAATTCAATCACTGCCGCAACTACTCTTGCTTATGGTGTAGAGACAGTACCAACGGCTTCCGATGATGTACAAATTGGTAATGCTGCATTGGCTGCGGTTACAGTAACCCTTAATGTTTCTAGTGCTACAGTAAATTCTGTTATGTGGGTAAGGGATAATACTGCGAATACACTTACACTTAGCGGAACCAATGCGTTAAATGTTACAAATGATGTAACTCTAACAGCTCCATCTGCGGGAGCAACAATTGTATGGAATATTAACGGCGGCACGGCAACAATTGGAGGAAATGTTTTGCTGGCATCTTCTTCAACAGGGAATCAGTCTAATCGTGTTGCTAAAATTGTGATCACTACGGGTTTATTAGATATTACCGGAGACCTCCGGTATAGTCTTTCTGTTGCAGGCACAACGGCGGCAAGTGCAATAGTAGATATGAGCGGGGGTGCAGGCACAATGAAAATTGGTGGCAATATAACTTTTCCAAGCCTTTCTATTGGGACTTTAACTCCAGGCACTACCAGTATAGTTAATTTTGATGGATCATCAGCCATCACTATTCCTATTGGGGTTAGTTCAGTGATTTATAATGACCTTAAGATAAATAATACGAATGCCACAACAGGTGTGACTTTAGGGGCGGCAGTATCTGCAACAAATGTTACCAGAGATATTTATGTCGGTGATGAAAACAGTGGAAGTTTATTGACAACAAATAATCTGGCTATTGCAAGAGGAGCTTCTGATGCTATTACTGTATCGGTCGGTTCTACAATGAATGCTGGAACAACCTCGATAGTCTGGGGAGGTGCAAGCGGGGCGATTACTATTAACGGCATCTTTAAAACTGCAAATACAGCGGGGTTTTCAGGTGCAGCAGGTACTGCAATCAGTTCAACCAATTCGCCAGGCATAACACTCGGTACCAATTCGACTGTAGAATATACCTCGGCCAGTCCTCAGGCAATAACAGCCAGAACTGACTATGCTTTTCTTACAACTTCCGGGGCAGGAACCAAGACGCTTGGAAACATTACCACGGTTAATAAAGACCTTACCACCAGTGGAGGCGGATTAGCCGACGGTGGATTTACACTTACTGTTAAAGGGGCTATTTCAAATAATGTTGCACATACCGGTTCAGGAAAAATGTATCTCAATGGAGGCAGTGCTTCACACACATTATCAGGTGCAGGCAGTTTTACTAATCTTGAACTAAATGATGTAAATGGAGCCACTCTTACTAGTAGTCTAACCGTTAATGGCATCCTAACGATCAGGGCTGGATCAACACTTGCATTGGCATCATTTAATCTTGGTTCACCAACAAGTCTGGTAATGGAAAGTGGAGCTATATCAGGGGCTTCAATAACAGGTTCGGGAACATTAACTCTCGGGGGAAACGTGACCATAAATGATATCGCTACAGGAACTACAGGAGCAAGTATCGCATCTTTTCTTGCACTAGGTGGATCAGACAGAACGTTTACAATTGCAGATAATGCAGGTACAACAAATGATCTTATAATAAGTGGACCTATCAGTGGTTTGGGGGGCATAATAAAATCTGGTTCTGGTAGTAGTATGATGTTTTCGGCATCTAATAATAACTACACAGGTACAACAACCATTAATGCTGGTGAAATAAGATTGAATCCTTCTGCGAATGCAACATTTGCTTCACAGATAATCTTAAACGGAGGGAAATTGTCTACGGTAAATATTACTTCAGGCAGAACGTTTACTAGTTCATCTACTTTAAAACTGGATGCTTCCTCAACCATCGATTTAGGCAATAATGTCCATTCTGTTACTTTCTCTAACAGTAGTGCCGTTACATGGGCAGGTACAACGCTGGCAATAACCGGATGGATAGGTACTGGAGGCTCTTCCGGTACCGGAGGTAGAGTTTTTGTTGGATCGGGAGGATTACTATCAACACAATTGAACAAGGTCAATTTTTCAGGCTATGCCCCAGGAGCAGTGATCGTCAGTGGAGAGGTAGTGCCCACTCCTCCTCCCGTTATCAACAGCACACTCATTGCAGGGAATACTTACGGTACCGCATCTTCCTACCAGATAACGGCAACGAATATCCCAACAGGTTATAATGCCACAAGTTTGCCAACTGGAATGTCAGTAAACATATCCTCGGGGTTGATCACTGTAAATGCAACTACAGGAGCTGGTGTATATAACATCACGATATCTGCAACAAATGCAAGTGGAACAGGTAATGCGATACTTGTCTATACAGTTAGTAAAGCAACGGTTATTGTGACTGCAGATGATAAGAGCAAAACTTATGGAGCCGCCAACCCCACATTTACTGCATCTTACAACAATTTTGTGAATGGAGAGAATTTAGGTACGAGTGGCATAACCGGTGCACCACAATTAACCACAACAGCTACAACGTTCAGTCCATTAGGCACATACCCTATTACTGCGTCATTGGGGACATTGTCTGCATCCAATTATCAATTCAGTTTTGCAGATGGAACATTAACTATTACTTGCAGTGGCGGATATGTTTGGACAGGTGCTGCTAATGATAACAATTTCAATAATGTGGTTAACTGGAATTGTGGTATTGTTCCTTCAAACGGGGCGGATATATCAATTAATTCAGGAAAGACATTGACATTAAGCAATGATGTATCATTGAATAATATTGGTTTCGGAACTGGGTCGATAATAAATTTGAATAATACTGAACTTACAATTACCGGAAATGTAAGTGGAACTACACCTACATTCATTGGATCATCAGCATCAGATATAGTCATAGCTTCCGGGACGCCATTTACATTGAATTTTACAGGTGCCGGAGGGCATGTTTTACACGATCTGGTAATAAACCGGAATATAAGTTTGGGGAATGTATTAGCTATAACAGCAGGAGCTGATCCCGGATCAATAACTGTTGGAAGTGGAGCTACTTTTACAACCAATGATTTTCTTACATTGAAATCGGATACAAATGGAACGGCAAGAGTAGGAATTTCCCCTGGAATTATTGATGGTAAGGTTGAAGTAGAAAGATATATACCTCAGAATTCAAACAGGGGTTGGCGTATGCTTGCTATACCAACTCAGGGAGCTCAGTCAATACATGCTTCCTGGCAGGAGAATGCTGCAACATATGAAGCAGATCCGGCTCCGGGTTACGGTACAAGGATCACAGCCAATACAACTACAGCTGTTGCAGATGGGTATGATGCTCAAACTTACGGAAACTCCTTACTAAGGTATAATCCCGGAGGTTCTCCAACATGGCCGGGTGTAACAAATAATACCACAACAACTCCTGTGGCAACAACATCCGGATGGATGCTGTATATAAGAGGAGACAGAACAGTTGATACTGCAGCATTTATTACAGGATCAAAAGCAACAACTTTACGTACTAAAGGACCATTGTATCAGGGAACACAAACAGCAATAAATCTTGCAGCCGGGGCTTCAGCATTAGTAGGCAATATCTATGCATCTGAAATTGATTTTACTGGTATAATCAAAAACGGTGGAATAGACAATACATACTATGTATGGGATCCATTGATTTACGGATCATATGGATTAGGAGCGTTTGTGACCTTCAGTGCACCAGACTGGTTACCTAATCCATCCGGAGGAAGTTATACAAATGCACCAAATACAAAGATCAAATCAGGTATGGCTTTTATTGTACACGCCACCGGAAGTGGAAGTTTGCAACTAACAGAGGCATGCAAGTCAGATAGTGTGGGGAATTCTATTTCGTTAGGTTTCCGTCCTCAATCAACTACTGCCTATTTTAAGACAAATCTTTATGCGATCAATGGAACGATGGCAAACCTGGCAGATGGGAATACAGTTGCATATAATAATATTTATTCGAATGGTGTAGATGGGAATGATGCTATAAAAGTGACAAATTTTGGAGAAGGTATTGGTTTAGTTAGAGAAAATAAAATATTGGCAATAGAAAGAAGAAAAGAGATTACAGATAAAGATTCAATTTTCTTCAGATTAACAGGTTTGAAAACAATGAACTATAAACTGGAGTTTACGCCAATTACAATGAATTCGAATGGAATGCTTGCGTTTCTGGAAGACAATTATTTGTCTACTACTAAACCTATAGATCTGAATACCACCAGTTCAATAGTTTTTTCAGTGAACGCTGCAAATAAGGCAACATTTACTGACAGGTTCAGAGTAGTATTCAAAGCAGCAAATACAGTCCCTGTATCTTTCATAAAACTGGAAGTTTCACAACAAAGCAGAGGTATGAACATTGCGTGGGCTGTAACAGCCGAAAATGGTATTAGTAGTTATAATATTGAAAGATCTTCAGATGGTATCAACTTCAGATCAGTAGGCAACGTAACAGCAAAAGGTATTAGCAACGAAACAATCAATTATACTTGGTTAGATGCATCTTCTTCACCTGGTGTTAATTATTACAGAATTAAAAGTTTGAATATTTCAGGAGAGTCAATATACACTTCTATAGTTAAAGTGATCAATGGTAAGGATGTGCCTTCCATAACTATAGCGTGTAATCTTGTGCAAAACGGAAGATATGATCTGCAGTTTAATGATAAGGATAGGGGCACTTATTTAATAAAGCTGATCAATGCAAATGGGCAACTGATACAAAAGAAGCAGATAGTGTATAATGGAGGTAACAGTACAGAAGTTATCGCTTTGCCTGCTACGTTAGTTAATGGATTGTACCATCTGGAAGTGCGGTCCCCTAACGGAACTAAAGAAGTTATAAAACTACTTGTAGAATAA
- a CDS encoding Lrp/AsnC family transcriptional regulator yields MEKNDTLKLDDLDFAILSYLQQDGRMSFTVIAEKLKVSIGTIRTRFNKLIEDGTINIVGRVNPEKVGFHAYAHIAVFVRPASLNEKVAQKILKMPEVSFLAMTSGDYDLEVDVMCRDNDHLVQFIDELAKIDGVHQTKTTMYFKVFKYAQPDLDLLK; encoded by the coding sequence ATGGAAAAAAATGACACACTTAAATTAGACGATCTTGACTTTGCTATTCTGTCTTATTTACAGCAGGATGGGAGGATGTCTTTTACTGTAATTGCAGAAAAATTAAAAGTTTCTATTGGTACTATACGTACCAGGTTTAACAAACTAATTGAAGATGGCACCATTAACATCGTTGGTAGAGTTAACCCCGAAAAGGTTGGTTTTCATGCATATGCACATATTGCCGTATTTGTAAGACCGGCCAGCTTAAATGAAAAAGTTGCCCAAAAAATATTAAAAATGCCTGAGGTTAGCTTTTTGGCAATGACATCTGGAGATTATGACTTAGAAGTGGATGTAATGTGCCGGGATAACGACCACCTGGTTCAATTTATTGATGAACTGGCTAAAATTGATGGTGTACATCAAACAAAAACAACCATGTACTTTAAAGTATTCAAATATGCTCAGCCGGATTTGGATCTGTTAAAATAA
- a CDS encoding CoA-acylating methylmalonate-semialdehyde dehydrogenase — MKYPAIQNFIGGKITKVSTDKKLDVISPIDGTLLSTVPMSSAKDLNDAVMAAKAAFPAWSKTPIKERVQVFFRYKTLLEKNLKELAELCSEENGKTYGESVAEIEKCIELTEFATSLPQLVTGEVLEVSRGVECRTEHVPLGVVASIVPFNFPSMVPNWTLPNAIALGNCMIMKPSEKVPLSCVRIAELLKEAGLPDGVFNIVNGDVEIVNAICDHPDIEAVSFVGSTKIAKIVYQRATSNYKRCLALGGAKNHLMVLPDAKVDMTASNVVASMSGCAGQRCMAASAMIGVGNVDAVISRICEEALKIIPGKNLGAVINKESKDRIEQYIADAEKQGAKILVDGRKVVVEGKEKGTYVGPTVIDHVTPEMSVAKEEIFGPVISIMRTNTIDEALAIENANPYGNAASVFTQNGGAARYIIDNASAGMIGVNVGVPVPREPFSFGGWNESKFGVGDITGKSSIEFWTKLKKSTTKWSAEAGVNWMS, encoded by the coding sequence ATGAAATACCCGGCAATTCAAAATTTTATAGGCGGAAAGATAACAAAAGTAAGCACAGATAAAAAATTAGATGTGATTTCTCCTATTGATGGCACGTTGTTATCTACTGTACCGATGAGCTCAGCTAAAGACTTAAATGATGCTGTGATGGCCGCCAAGGCTGCATTTCCGGCCTGGAGTAAAACGCCGATCAAAGAAAGAGTGCAAGTGTTTTTCAGGTACAAAACTTTGTTAGAAAAAAACCTCAAAGAGCTGGCAGAATTATGCAGTGAAGAAAATGGAAAAACATATGGAGAGTCTGTCGCAGAGATAGAAAAATGTATCGAATTGACTGAATTTGCAACTTCATTGCCTCAATTAGTAACTGGCGAAGTCTTGGAAGTGAGTCGTGGCGTGGAATGCAGGACAGAACATGTGCCTTTAGGGGTTGTTGCTTCTATTGTTCCTTTTAACTTCCCTAGTATGGTTCCTAACTGGACATTACCCAACGCTATTGCATTAGGTAATTGTATGATCATGAAACCTTCAGAAAAAGTGCCTTTAAGTTGTGTAAGAATAGCAGAGTTATTGAAAGAAGCAGGCTTACCTGATGGCGTTTTCAATATTGTAAATGGTGATGTTGAAATTGTGAATGCAATCTGCGATCATCCCGATATTGAAGCAGTATCATTTGTAGGCAGTACAAAAATTGCCAAAATTGTTTATCAAAGAGCAACGTCTAACTATAAACGCTGTTTAGCATTAGGTGGTGCAAAAAATCACTTGATGGTTTTACCAGATGCAAAGGTTGATATGACTGCAAGTAATGTAGTAGCAAGTATGAGTGGCTGTGCTGGCCAACGTTGTATGGCAGCAAGTGCTATGATCGGAGTAGGTAATGTGGATGCGGTGATAAGCAGAATTTGTGAAGAAGCATTGAAAATTATTCCGGGTAAAAACTTAGGAGCGGTTATCAATAAAGAATCGAAAGACAGAATTGAACAATACATTGCTGATGCTGAAAAGCAAGGAGCAAAAATTTTAGTAGATGGCAGAAAAGTAGTCGTTGAAGGAAAAGAAAAAGGAACGTATGTTGGTCCAACAGTAATCGATCATGTAACACCGGAAATGAGTGTGGCTAAAGAAGAAATTTTCGGGCCGGTAATTTCTATCATGCGTACCAATACAATTGATGAAGCCCTTGCCATTGAAAATGCAAACCCTTACGGAAATGCAGCAAGTGTGTTCACTCAAAATGGAGGTGCTGCAAGATATATCATTGATAACGCCAGTGCTGGTATGATCGGTGTGAACGTGGGCGTGCCTGTTCCTCGTGAGCCATTTAGTTTTGGTGGATGGAATGAAAGTAAATTTGGCGTAGGTGATATCACGGGTAAAAGTTCTATCGAATTCTGGACCAAGTTGAAAAAATCAACTACGAAATGGAGTGCTGAAGCTGGGGTGAACTGGATGAGTTAA